In Alosa sapidissima isolate fAloSap1 chromosome 5, fAloSap1.pri, whole genome shotgun sequence, the genomic stretch CGAAATGCTGTATGCCAACCTCTCTGTGCGTGTGCCTCCCCCGCGCTGGCAGGCAGTGATAACCTGATCATCATCTGGAACGTGGGCACGGGCGAGCCCCTCGTCTCCATGGAAGACCACCCGGACCTCATCTACAACGTCAGCTGGAACCGCAACGGCAGCCTCTTCTGCACCACCTGCAAGGACCGCCGGCTCCGCGTGTGTGACCCGCGGAAGAGGGAGGTCGTGGCGGTAAGTGGACAGTGGGATGTTGGAGAGGAGAATGGGATGGTTGGATAAACCACCTTTGATGACAAGGAATGAAAACAACAGCTGCCATGGTTTGATTAGTCGCAATTCTACATTATGGCCATTTGTAATGTTTGAATGTCTGTTTGTGGTACTACTAGTGTCATCTGTTTATGTTACTACTAGTGGGCATTGTATGTCTGATGCACTGTTTGTGATTCTTCTTTACATCCTCAGGAGAGATTGGCACCTCATGAGGGAATCCGGCCGATGCGTGCCATCTTCACCAGGGAGGGCAACATCTTCACCACGGGCTTCACCAGGATGAGTCAGAGGGAGCTGGGCTTATGGGATCCGGTACATCTACACAGCTCCATCATACAGCATATGTACCTCAATCACACAAGGAGTCATTTCATTTGTTTACAAAATGGTGTAGAATCAGAAATACTTTGATAGTTATATTGTAAGCAGCTTCTTACAATTGTACTTACAAATAGTTAATATTAAAAATTGGACTACACAGTTATCTAACCAATGTCTTCTTACCTTTTGCTTTGTTAAGACAAATTTTGAAGAGCCCATTGCACTATTGGAGTTGGACACCAGTAATGGGGTGTTGTTACCATTCTATGATCCAGACACCAACCTGGTATATCTTTGTGGAAAGGTATGTTACTTGCATCAATATCCCCACCATCCTTTTCATCTTTAAGTCATAAATAGGCCTAACCATAGATGTTACTGTGAAATTcggatttttttttccatgctcTTGTTCTTTTCcaatttatgtttatgcattaattattttcttactctctccctctgtctgtctgtcagggtGACAGTAGCATTCGTTATTTTGAGATCACAGACGAGTCCCCGTATGTGCACTACCTCAGCACCTTCAGTAGCAAGGAGCCTCAGCGTGGCATGGGCTTCATGCCCAAGAGAGGGGTGGATGTCAGCAAGTGTGAGATTGCCAGGTGGGACCTTGTCCTTGACCCTCACAGGCCTCATATCCACAATTAGAGCAGGGAGTCAAAGCCACTTTAAGTATGAGCCCATGGCAGCTAGTTTCATTGCATTATAATGTGCATTATTGGGCTTTGGAATTGAGCTTACTGCTGCAGAGGTAAACACTAGTTACCAGTTACAGATCTCAGGAAGACGATCTCAGGCCTACAGTTTCATCTTTTTCGGTGTTCCACTTCCATATGATGATGGATAATGTGTGACTTAATCTTTATCTGTAGAAGTTATCAGGTCTCTTCTAAAGCTACTTAGTGAAAATATTATCAGTCTTTACGATTGAGCTGTTTAATTGATAGTGATGTGTAGGGAAAGAGAAGGCTTATTAGTCAcgctctacccccccccccccccccccccccccttgctgtGCAGGTTATATAAACTCCACGAGAGGAAGTGTGAGCCCATCATGATGACTGTTCCCAGGAAGGTGAGTGCAGTTGGAGTCGCAGTGGCGTAGTCAACACCAGAAATAGACAATACTGAGATCAATACATCTGTTTACATCAGTTTGCTTGGTGACATAGTTTAAAAGAGCTTATGCAAAAACACAAACTAAATGTTGTTAAGCCAAGAATTTGGGATTTGAAATATAAGACTCTTAAGTCAGATATTTGTCTTTTACTTATAGCCCTTGCTAATATTAAGTGTACAACTCATTAAAGTCCCAACTGAAGACTCAAATAATCACAGTCACAATGACATAATTCTATATTGTATATACCATAATTCTGCTTGGTCATGTAAACATTTATAAGCAACGTGTTTACATGCCCGCTAACTGTCTTTTGTCCTGCAGTCGGATCTCTTCCAGGATGACCTGTACCCCGACACGGCAGGCCCTGACCCGGCCGTGGAGCCGGAGGAGTGGCTAGAGGGGAGGGACGAGGACCCCATCCTGGTGTCCATGAGGGATGGCTATGTCCCCCCGAAGAGCAGGGAGCTCAAGGTCATGAAGAAGAACGTTCTAGACTCCAGGCCAACTACTCGCCGGAGCGTGTCTACC encodes the following:
- the coro6 gene encoding coronin-6 isoform X1; amino-acid sequence: MSAMSRSIVRTSKFRHVFGQSAKAEQSYDDIRVSKVTWDSSFCAVNPKFLAIIVESSGGGSFLVLPLSKVGRVDKSYPMVVGHSGPVLDIDWCPHNDNIVASGSDDCTAMVWQIPDHTPSRPISDPIVVLEGHSKRVGIVTWHPTARNILLTAGSDNLIIIWNVGTGEPLVSMEDHPDLIYNVSWNRNGSLFCTTCKDRRLRVCDPRKREVVAERLAPHEGIRPMRAIFTREGNIFTTGFTRMSQRELGLWDPTNFEEPIALLELDTSNGVLLPFYDPDTNLVYLCGKGDSSIRYFEITDESPYVHYLSTFSSKEPQRGMGFMPKRGVDVSKCEIARLYKLHERKCEPIMMTVPRKSDLFQDDLYPDTAGPDPAVEPEEWLEGRDEDPILVSMRDGYVPPKSRELKVMKKNVLDSRPTTRRSVSTCDGSNLPPELLEKLLEEIQSLKATVIDQENRICDLENKLSQYTNGTV
- the coro6 gene encoding coronin-6 isoform X2, whose translation is MSRSIVRTSKFRHVFGQSAKAEQSYDDIRVSKVTWDSSFCAVNPKFLAIIVESSGGGSFLVLPLSKVGRVDKSYPMVVGHSGPVLDIDWCPHNDNIVASGSDDCTAMVWQIPDHTPSRPISDPIVVLEGHSKRVGIVTWHPTARNILLTAGSDNLIIIWNVGTGEPLVSMEDHPDLIYNVSWNRNGSLFCTTCKDRRLRVCDPRKREVVAERLAPHEGIRPMRAIFTREGNIFTTGFTRMSQRELGLWDPTNFEEPIALLELDTSNGVLLPFYDPDTNLVYLCGKGDSSIRYFEITDESPYVHYLSTFSSKEPQRGMGFMPKRGVDVSKCEIARLYKLHERKCEPIMMTVPRKSDLFQDDLYPDTAGPDPAVEPEEWLEGRDEDPILVSMRDGYVPPKSRELKVMKKNVLDSRPTTRRSVSTCDGSNLPPELLEKLLEEIQSLKATVIDQENRICDLENKLSQYTNGTV